One window from the genome of Candidatus Spechtbacterales bacterium encodes:
- the pilM gene encoding type IV pilus assembly protein PilM: MIWNPLSKKSYKYKLGIDIGTSSLKMVELLQKGNDVYLINYAQFFSKANYITAHAGSYNILDSQVATIINRLFDSAKFRGKEASISLPVFSSFSTLIDLPAMADEDLENAVRFEARKYIPLPMGEVQFDWIKVDHLSNAKKIKVLTVAVPNEIVEKYNRMAEMVGIELVNVELETFSSARALVDSSPDPVAILDIGARATDVSVVDGGLVVMHHNIDTGSSKFVQVLARGMAIDPIRAEELKRRNGVQESAGEVSELLKPSMDKIILEVEQMFEDYVREGGRKVVRVILTGGEARMPGLTEYLKSSLGVDVEVGDPFKKIIIPPELEHTLGVNSPEYAVAIGLALR; the protein is encoded by the coding sequence ATGATATGGAATCCGCTTAGTAAAAAATCTTATAAATATAAACTCGGCATTGACATAGGAACATCTTCTTTAAAGATGGTTGAGTTATTGCAAAAAGGCAATGATGTTTATTTGATTAATTACGCCCAATTTTTTTCAAAAGCTAACTATATAACGGCTCACGCCGGTTCTTATAATATTTTAGATTCGCAGGTAGCCACTATTATTAATAGGCTTTTTGATAGCGCCAAGTTTAGAGGAAAAGAGGCCTCAATATCACTACCTGTGTTTTCCAGCTTTTCTACACTAATAGATTTACCCGCTATGGCCGATGAAGATCTTGAAAATGCAGTCCGATTTGAAGCGAGAAAGTATATTCCTCTCCCAATGGGGGAGGTGCAATTTGACTGGATTAAAGTAGATCATCTTTCAAACGCCAAAAAAATAAAGGTTCTGACTGTGGCGGTGCCAAATGAGATAGTAGAGAAGTATAACAGGATGGCTGAAATGGTTGGAATAGAGCTTGTTAATGTAGAGTTGGAAACATTTAGCAGCGCGCGCGCACTTGTAGACTCTTCCCCTGATCCTGTTGCAATTTTAGATATAGGCGCGAGGGCAACAGACGTGAGTGTTGTAGATGGAGGGCTGGTTGTAATGCATCACAATATAGATACTGGCTCTTCCAAGTTTGTACAGGTTCTCGCGCGTGGCATGGCAATAGATCCCATTCGGGCAGAAGAGCTTAAGCGCAGAAACGGTGTGCAGGAGTCTGCCGGAGAAGTATCCGAACTGTTAAAACCCTCAATGGATAAGATAATACTTGAGGTAGAACAGATGTTTGAGGATTATGTGAGAGAAGGCGGAAGAAAGGTTGTTCGCGTAATACTAACCGGAGGAGAGGCGAGAATGCCCGGATTAACTGAATATCTTAAGAGTTCTTTAGGTGTTGATGTAGAGGTTGGCGACCCTTTTAAAAAAATAATTATTCCTCCTGAATTGGAGCACACTTTGGGTGTTAATTCTCCCGAATATGCTGTTGCAATAGGACTTGCGCTAAGATAA
- a CDS encoding ATP-dependent Clp protease ATP-binding subunit yields the protein MKNIPTNLEKHLTKRAKNALRKSFKLAAQYPDKTSKNKATPAHLLYALAKEEGSISKNILEANDVKATRILTGLKKISAKSSSTNTTPVSELSLDYKKTLKKAANYAMNQGHYFIGTEHLLYGTLNKSQGVEGFTQQKMKKVKEHLDDMMASYLSLETGLNPNMQKLSSLVSEHADHSLEDGELEDVIFSDVKTKTSKTPVLESFCENLSQKAADGNLDPLVGREAELNRLVRILSRKTKNNPLLVGDAGVGKTALVQGLAQKISEGYVPANLINKTVYSLNLSSLVAGTLYRGEFEERVRDLLEEAEKSSVILFIDEIHILPGAGSAQGSLDAANILKPALVNGAFQCIGATTYDEYKKTIEKDTALDRRFQKIFIKEQTPQEAIKTLVHLKPFYEQHHNVAISDKIINMCVDLSVKYIPSRFLPDKALDILDEASSLTRTEKMIKKEHRDIKILQAEIIDVIMDKEEALRKEHYQKAMQLKNKQEALEQKIYKMHKDNHDRNASPKVTEKAVYEVISEIAGVPLRQLTKQDSDALSSIEAQIGKHLFGQDDAIKKVAKAIRRNRTGVTRGNRPIASMLFMGPSGVGKTELAKIIAHSFSGTNPSSEGAPGALIKLDMSEYSEAHTISRLIGAPPGYVGYEDAGLLTDKVRKHPYSVVLFDEIEKAHPKIFNVLLQILEEGTLTDSQGKSASFKNTFIILTSNVGATLFGKNSGLGFSGADSTNREKSAMGALKELMKPEIINRLDGIVVFNNLDSATLEKIAEVQIHELKERLSDTIEITFSSAVAKWLAHNTDAQEKGARGIRKAVETHLEEPISDILLKEKVKNIKIEVRQNKLVVKTNN from the coding sequence ATGAAAAATATACCCACAAACTTAGAAAAACACCTGACAAAAAGAGCAAAAAATGCCTTGCGAAAATCTTTTAAGTTAGCCGCGCAATATCCCGATAAAACATCAAAAAACAAAGCAACACCAGCCCATCTTTTGTATGCCCTGGCGAAAGAGGAGGGTTCTATATCAAAAAACATACTTGAAGCTAATGACGTCAAAGCTACACGAATACTGACGGGGTTGAAAAAAATATCAGCTAAAAGCAGTTCAACAAACACAACGCCTGTAAGCGAGCTATCTCTTGATTATAAAAAGACCTTAAAAAAAGCGGCTAACTACGCTATGAACCAAGGGCACTATTTTATAGGCACCGAACACCTGCTATATGGAACCCTTAACAAATCGCAGGGTGTTGAAGGATTTACACAACAAAAAATGAAAAAAGTAAAAGAGCATCTTGATGATATGATGGCAAGTTATCTTTCTCTTGAAACAGGGCTAAACCCAAACATGCAAAAACTTAGTTCTCTTGTAAGCGAGCATGCAGACCATTCTCTTGAAGATGGCGAGTTGGAAGATGTTATTTTTTCAGATGTAAAGACAAAAACATCAAAAACCCCTGTGCTGGAATCTTTTTGTGAAAATCTTTCCCAAAAAGCTGCAGATGGGAACTTAGACCCTTTAGTTGGAAGAGAAGCTGAACTAAACCGCCTGGTAAGAATACTTTCCAGAAAAACAAAGAATAATCCCTTACTTGTAGGTGACGCGGGAGTTGGAAAAACAGCGCTTGTGCAGGGTCTCGCGCAAAAAATAAGCGAGGGTTATGTTCCGGCAAATCTTATAAACAAAACTGTGTATTCGTTAAACCTAAGCTCTCTTGTGGCCGGAACTCTTTATCGCGGGGAATTTGAAGAGAGGGTGCGCGACCTTCTTGAAGAAGCGGAAAAATCAAGTGTAATTCTTTTTATAGATGAGATACACATACTTCCCGGCGCGGGCTCAGCGCAGGGGTCGCTTGACGCGGCCAACATACTCAAACCGGCTTTGGTCAACGGAGCGTTTCAGTGTATAGGCGCCACAACATATGATGAGTATAAAAAAACCATAGAAAAAGATACAGCCCTGGACAGGCGTTTTCAAAAAATATTTATTAAGGAGCAGACTCCTCAGGAGGCGATAAAAACCCTGGTGCACCTCAAGCCCTTCTATGAACAACATCACAACGTTGCTATATCCGACAAAATTATTAACATGTGCGTTGATCTGTCTGTAAAATATATCCCCTCAAGATTCCTTCCCGACAAGGCGCTTGATATTCTTGATGAGGCTTCTTCGCTTACACGAACAGAAAAGATGATAAAAAAAGAGCATAGAGATATAAAGATACTGCAGGCAGAAATAATAGACGTAATTATGGACAAAGAAGAGGCTCTTAGAAAAGAGCATTATCAAAAGGCCATGCAACTAAAAAACAAACAGGAAGCGCTTGAGCAAAAAATATACAAGATGCACAAAGACAACCACGACCGCAATGCTTCGCCAAAAGTAACAGAAAAAGCTGTCTACGAAGTAATATCAGAGATAGCGGGGGTTCCTCTTCGTCAACTAACAAAACAGGACTCAGATGCGCTCTCCTCTATTGAAGCTCAAATTGGAAAACACCTTTTCGGACAGGATGACGCAATCAAAAAAGTTGCAAAAGCAATCCGCAGAAATCGAACAGGGGTTACCCGCGGAAATCGCCCCATAGCTTCCATGCTGTTCATGGGACCGAGCGGAGTTGGAAAAACAGAACTTGCAAAAATAATTGCCCACTCGTTTTCGGGCACAAACCCTTCCAGCGAGGGGGCTCCGGGAGCACTTATAAAACTGGATATGTCAGAATATTCAGAAGCGCATACAATATCACGCCTCATAGGCGCGCCTCCCGGATACGTAGGTTATGAAGACGCGGGTCTTTTGACAGACAAGGTACGCAAGCATCCCTACTCAGTGGTGCTGTTTGATGAAATAGAAAAAGCACACCCAAAAATATTCAATGTACTCTTACAGATACTGGAAGAGGGAACTCTAACTGATTCACAGGGAAAAAGCGCGAGTTTTAAAAATACATTTATAATACTCACATCCAACGTGGGGGCAACTCTTTTCGGTAAAAATTCGGGGTTGGGATTTTCAGGAGCAGATTCCACAAATCGTGAAAAGAGCGCAATGGGAGCTCTTAAAGAGTTGATGAAACCGGAAATAATAAACCGGCTTGACGGCATAGTTGTATTCAATAATTTAGATTCCGCCACACTGGAGAAAATAGCAGAGGTACAAATTCACGAACTCAAAGAAAGACTTAGCGACACAATTGAAATTACTTTCTCCAGTGCTGTCGCAAAATGGCTGGCACACAATACAGACGCGCAAGAAAAAGGAGCGCGTGGAATAAGAAAAGCAGTAGAAACACATTTAGAAGAGCCTATTTCAGACATCCTACTAAAAGAGAAGGTAAAAAACATAAAAATAGAAGTAAGACAAAATAAGCTTGTTGTTAAAACAAACAATTGA
- a CDS encoding phosphoribosyltransferase family protein, with the protein MYEPACPHCETRLPFGELPKECRQEVKLHRVFTSGLYSDATLNGLIKDLKYKGAWRLAEPLARFAYWQLDQGGYAEVIKEKVDIIIPVPLHKNKLKRRGFNHTQKIAEHLSELLDIPLEIDALVKSKKTDSQVETGSREEREKNLAGAFAITNTQVQPVYKTPHTGSTCVSPIFNKTVLLVDDVITTGSTLRECALALRFPYKCANAKHKTCELGSRCYMKQYVREVWGLTVAKD; encoded by the coding sequence ATGTACGAACCGGCATGCCCCCACTGTGAGACACGCCTTCCTTTCGGAGAACTGCCAAAAGAATGCCGGCAGGAAGTAAAGCTGCACCGCGTTTTTACCAGCGGGCTTTATTCAGACGCAACACTTAATGGTTTGATAAAAGACCTCAAATACAAAGGCGCCTGGCGCCTTGCGGAACCTCTTGCCCGCTTTGCGTATTGGCAACTTGACCAAGGTGGCTACGCCGAAGTTATAAAAGAAAAGGTTGATATTATAATTCCCGTACCCCTTCATAAAAATAAATTAAAAAGACGCGGGTTTAACCACACTCAAAAGATTGCGGAACATTTATCTGAATTGCTCGATATTCCCTTAGAGATTGACGCTTTAGTTAAGTCAAAAAAAACCGATTCGCAAGTTGAAACCGGCTCAAGAGAAGAGCGTGAAAAAAACCTTGCCGGCGCGTTCGCTATCACCAATACACAGGTTCAACCTGTGTATAAAACACCCCACACAGGTTCAACCTGTGTATCTCCTATTTTTAATAAAACCGTGCTTTTAGTTGACGATGTTATTACCACAGGCTCTACACTGCGCGAATGCGCTCTTGCCTTACGCTTTCCATATAAATGCGCAAACGCGAAGCATAAAACATGCGAGCTTGGCAGTAGGTGTTATATGAAACAGTACGTGAGGGAGGTATGGGGGCTAACTGTAGCGAAGGACTAA